One window of Parasegetibacter sp. NRK P23 genomic DNA carries:
- a CDS encoding bifunctional UDP-sugar hydrolase/5'-nucleotidase, producing MQTRRTFIGNGAKLAASAFLPSFLEDDRTVKLTILHTNDVHSMVDPIPMDGSKYQGLGGLANRAAIINKIRQTEEHVLLLDAGDIFQGTPYFNFFKGETEFKAMAAMGYDATTMGNHDFDLGIDNFAHQLSTHGNFPLIICNYDFKGTPLQHQYLPYKIFRKGPLKIGVLGVGIEMKGLVPDNLTGGTVYLDPLQQANKIAAHLKEKERCDLVICLSHLGDTYAYNKVSDAVLARESAHIDLIIGGHTHTFMNTPKKYVNKFGGEVIVNQVGWGGVILGRLDFSFSRISGKRLVNTHTVPVEENPRE from the coding sequence ATGCAAACTAGAAGAACCTTTATCGGGAACGGGGCCAAACTCGCCGCATCCGCTTTCCTGCCATCTTTCCTGGAAGATGACCGCACGGTAAAACTCACCATCCTGCACACGAACGATGTACACAGTATGGTTGACCCCATCCCCATGGATGGCAGTAAATACCAGGGACTGGGTGGACTCGCGAACCGGGCCGCCATCATCAACAAAATCAGGCAAACCGAAGAACATGTGTTGCTGCTGGATGCCGGGGATATTTTCCAGGGCACCCCTTATTTCAATTTCTTTAAAGGAGAAACGGAATTCAAAGCCATGGCCGCCATGGGCTACGACGCCACCACGATGGGCAACCATGACTTCGACCTGGGCATAGACAACTTCGCCCACCAACTCTCCACCCATGGAAACTTCCCCCTTATTATCTGCAACTACGATTTTAAGGGAACACCACTTCAGCACCAATACCTTCCTTATAAAATATTCAGGAAAGGGCCATTGAAGATAGGTGTGCTGGGCGTGGGCATCGAAATGAAAGGGTTGGTGCCCGATAACCTGACCGGTGGAACCGTTTACCTGGACCCCCTGCAACAGGCTAATAAAATAGCGGCGCACCTCAAAGAGAAAGAAAGGTGCGACCTCGTGATCTGTTTGTCGCACCTCGGTGATACATATGCATATAATAAAGTAAGTGATGCCGTTTTGGCCAGAGAATCGGCTCATATTGACCTGATTATAGGCGGACACACCCATACGTTTATGAACACCCCAAAAAAATATGTGAATAAGTTTGGAGGCGAGGTAATCGTGAACCAGGTAGGGTGGGGCGGAGTGATTTTAGGTAGGCTGGACTTTAGTTTCAGCCGTATTTCGGGCAAACGGCTGGTGAATACACATACTGTTCCTGTTGAAGAAAATCCAAGGGAATAA
- a CDS encoding 5'-nucleotidase C-terminal domain-containing protein, translating into MIKLSLWRLVPILLLLGCSQRYNTTALHYNYYRTADSLPADAGMQALLKPYADSVKRSMDQVIAQVGTQLEKQQPEGTLGNVMTDALLVMAREKFNVNVDAAILNFGGIRTTTVMPGPLTRGKVFQMMPFNNLMLLQTMPGDTLKAYLDVMAGYGGWPVSGISYVIRDRKATDIKVNGVPLRGDQLYTIANSDYVAGGGDRMPVLDVPVKNIGLMMRDALMEYFERYGRENKPITATLQNRVTHAN; encoded by the coding sequence ATGATAAAACTTTCCCTTTGGCGCCTGGTGCCCATCCTGCTGCTGCTGGGCTGCTCACAGCGCTATAACACCACGGCGCTTCATTACAATTATTACCGCACCGCCGACTCCCTGCCCGCGGACGCGGGAATGCAGGCCTTGCTGAAGCCTTATGCCGATAGTGTGAAAAGAAGTATGGATCAGGTGATCGCCCAGGTGGGTACCCAATTGGAGAAGCAGCAGCCGGAAGGCACCCTGGGTAATGTGATGACGGATGCGCTCCTGGTGATGGCCAGGGAAAAATTCAACGTCAACGTGGATGCGGCCATCCTGAACTTCGGGGGCATAAGAACCACTACGGTGATGCCCGGCCCGCTCACCCGCGGAAAAGTGTTCCAGATGATGCCTTTCAACAACCTGATGCTCCTGCAAACCATGCCCGGCGATACGCTGAAGGCCTACCTTGATGTAATGGCCGGTTATGGCGGATGGCCCGTATCGGGCATCAGTTATGTGATCCGCGACAGGAAGGCTACCGATATAAAGGTGAATGGTGTTCCGCTCCGCGGCGATCAGTTGTATACTATCGCCAATTCCGATTATGTGGCCGGCGGCGGCGATCGGATGCCGGTACTCGATGTGCCCGTTAAAAACATCGGCCTGATGATGCGCGACGCGCTGATGGAATATTTTGAAAGATATGGCAGGGAAAATAAACCCATTACCGCCACGCTCCAAAATCGTGTAACCCATGCAAACTAG
- a CDS encoding DUF3127 domain-containing protein, with the protein MSYELNGKLVAVYDTVQRSETFRTREFVVEKSEQINGRTITNYVKFQCVQDKTSLPDRFKVGDEVKVFFNLKGSRWEKNGQVNYITNLDAWRMEQLQMGGGQAPSAEFYPDAPPAGDENDLPF; encoded by the coding sequence ATGAGTTATGAACTGAATGGCAAACTGGTGGCGGTGTACGATACCGTGCAACGATCCGAAACTTTCCGTACCCGCGAATTCGTGGTGGAGAAATCCGAGCAGATCAACGGACGCACCATCACCAATTACGTTAAATTTCAATGTGTACAGGACAAAACCAGTTTACCCGACCGTTTTAAAGTGGGCGATGAAGTGAAAGTATTCTTTAACCTGAAAGGCTCCCGCTGGGAAAAGAACGGCCAGGTAAATTATATCACCAACCTCGACGCCTGGAGAATGGAACAATTGCAGATGGGTGGCGGACAGGCACCTTCCGCGGAGTTTTATCCGGATGCGCCGCCGGCCGGAGATGAGAATGATCTGCCGTTTTAA